One stretch of Penaeus chinensis breed Huanghai No. 1 chromosome 27, ASM1920278v2, whole genome shotgun sequence DNA includes these proteins:
- the LOC125039561 gene encoding mucin-19-like isoform X2 — translation MFRSACDFLGVDNNSDGDSSKENSPSALVNGQYSPSSSSSAAVVGSGGSPWGRTLTPRPASTQGSVLPQRLSMGNGVAASPVSSSTKQNVPWNDLSFAAEVLSPGFASRVVREAQAHNGRSPGENRRQYPTAQERYVRAGVLPNVRLGGRTKAVLSPRRPPTSPLLPLGRSTATFTSSLSTDFLSSATPRMPDIRSVASVLESPNTPNECARDPTSVQAVVAALQQAQAGKGVKRGACYIEPEDLSKRQKCNGSSIVPTTLPVNYSRDYLEETQNRGSSTPNGGGEKRALDLSPGAQSNTHQLSPENKRRCVLDPMMASFSSSKHMELRMSQGSGRETPFSMYDSRRDTDSESNRSVDSGQSKASEQSLHQQTSEATGGDSCMISPGPSERDPSDRSGSHTPQSTRGESCNGTGGTANTSRTSTPRNPTPPRPTHVISLEAYKAEKAKSQQRLKKMLGMLFHVDENEESQSSKSGSVPQPTPSTSSTLAATSIDTVGTSTTVSSVLRTIAPDEASPSVSSSTTTTAETDKNEVTTTFTFSLKPPSTSVVNKETDTVKTTESAGDEGGSNVSVTAVLKLPPPVSSDVTSLSTPTVSTSITAVTQSADTPTAVTSSSVIAKNPLLAGATSSESAFAPLKPGSDLSLISGIMPLTAPSSTASEQTNQGTFSLGSTLSKTASQVSSGTAVSSAFSFVVPGSNRSSSITSAVRPASATDGKNVENQQEKTKVPGAFTFGSQAAPANTSTSSQGVFAATDPKTSQGSSAVPPASSSSPFTFGAGSDAVSGQSSTFTFGPKTTQTEASTPSLGFSFGSQDSKAPATSTLTSGAQTTSAASGFSFGTSSGPTVAATSAPAPAAAPAAAPAPAPAPGSSSVSATFTFSQGSAAQTSAPSTSFNFGSSIAPPATVTAAATGSPFQFGAPDPKPTTAATSIPSFTPSTQSTSSSSSLFSFGAAAKATPAATSSSSPFSFGTVKASNPPSFGASVDTAKQATPSGAFTFGSAPAATTTATSSPGFNFGSSAGATAAPTSTPAPAPAPAPAPATFNFGSPAVSQTNSAFQFGSTDKPAQVATTSSSPFSFGSTASKPPSFGAPTSQTQSPFSFGSNAATGQASVPSSAAAPAPSFGSTTGQGFGALPTNTQGFGAPTTNPPAFGSTTSTAAFGTPKTTPSFGVPTTAPPAYGATSSQTSTPSFGTVTSPPSFGAPATSTPAFGSTTSTPAFGSTANPPAFGAPATTAPTFGAPATTAPTFGAPATTAPTFGAPATTAPAFGAPAPSFGSTATSATSLFGSSAGFGFGGAQGGSKASTPANPFEAAQGATSPFGSTNSPAPAAAPAATPAPSFAFQASQTPSFNSPAFGSSSTPNAKSTPFQFGQTAASPPSFGATPAAGGTASPGGPVFQFGSANPPSFNAGNNPASSAPRRTRARAPRRHR, via the exons TTTTGCTGCAGAAGTTTTAAGTCCAGGTTTTGCAAGCAGAGTAGTTAGGGAAGCACAAGCACATAATGGAAGAAGTCCAGGAGAGAACCGCAGACAATATCCAACAG CACAAGAAAGATATGTTCGAGCAGGTGTGCTGCCAAATGTACGCCTTGGAGGGCGCACAAAGGCAGTCCTCAGTCCAAGAAGACCACctacctccccactcctccctcttggCCGATCCACAGCCACTTTCACATCTTCCCTCTCGACTGATTTCTTGTCTTCAGCAACACCAAG GATGCCCGACATCAGATCTGTAGCTTCAGTTCTTGAGTCACCGAATACACCAAACGAATGTGCCAGAGACCCAACGAGTGTTCAAGCAGTGGTAGCAGCTTTGCAGCAGGCACAGGCTGGGAAGGGTGTCAAGAGAGGAGCTTGTTATATT GAACCAGAAGACCTAAGTAAAAGACAGAAATGTAATGGCAGTAGTATAGTCCCCACCACTTTACCCGTCAACTATTCAAG AGATTACCTGGAGGAGACCCAGAATCGAGGTAGTAGTACTCCAAATGGTGGGGGTGAGAAACGTGCTCTGGACCTCAGTCCTGGGGCTCAGTCTAACACCCACCAGTTAAGCCCAGAGAACAAGAGGCGTTGTGTGCTTGATCCCATGAtggcttccttctcctcatcaaaGCATATGGAGCTAAGAATGTCTCAG GGTAGTGGAAGAGAGACCCCATTCTCCATGTATGATTCAAGACGGGACACAGATTCTGAAAGCAACCGCAGTGTGGATTCTGGACAGTCCAAAGCCTCTGAACAATCCCTACACCAGCAG ACAAGTGAGGCCACCGGTGGAGACTCTTGCATGATCAGTCCAGGACCCTCAGAACGTGACCCATCTGACCGCTCAGGCTCACATACACCCCAAAGCACACGGGGAGAGAGCTGCAATGGAACAGGGGGGACAGCAAACACCTCCCGTACATCCACCCCTAGAAACCCTACTCCGCCAAGACCTACTCACGTCATATCTTTAGAAGCATACAAAGCAGAGAAGGCCAAGAGTCAGCAGAGACTCAAAAAGATGCTGGGTATGCTTTTCCATGTTGATG AAAATGAAGAGAGTCAGTCATCAAAGTCTGGAAGTGTACCTCAGCCAACACCATCCACATCATCTACACTAGCAGCAACATCTATAGACACTGTAGGAACTTCAACCACAGTAAGTTCTGTATTGAGGACCATTGCTCCAGACGAGGCATCACCAAGTGTGTCAAGTAGTACCACTACAACAGCTGAGACAGACAAGAATGAAGTGACCACaactttcacattctctcttaaACCACCATCTACCTCTGTAGTAAATAAAGAAACTGATACAGTAAAGACAACTGAATCAGCTGGGGATGAGGGTGGCAGTAATGTGTCTGTAACAGCAGTCTTGAAGCTTCCTCCCCCAGTCAGTAGTGATGTTACAAGCCTTAGCACACCAACTGTCTCCACATCTATCACTGCTGTTACTCAGTCAGCCGACACACCCACTGCTGTAACATCTTCATCTGTAATAGCCAAAAATCCTCTCTTAGCTGGTGCAACCTCAAGTGAGTCTGCATTTGCACCCCTGAAACCTGGTTCAGATTTGAGTCTGATAAGTGGCATAATGCCTCTGACAGCACCATCTAGCACAGCTAGTGAACAAACCAATCAAGGAACGTTTAGTTTAGGGAGTACCTTATCAAAGACAGCATCTCAGGTCAGTTCCGGTACAGCTGTGTCTTCAGCCTTCAGTTTTGTTGTTCCTGGTTCTAACAGATCATCCTCGATTACTTCTGCAGTTAGGCCAGCAAGTGCAACAGATGGTAAAAATGTAGAAAACCAGCAGGAAAAAACAAAGGTTCCTGGTGCTTTTACTTTTGGCAGTCAAGCTGCTCCTGCAAATACAAGCACTAGTAGTCAAGGAGTATTTGCTGCTACTGATCCAAAAACATCACAGGGATCATCTGCAGTGCCTCCTGCAAGCTCATCTTCTCCATTTACCTTTGGTGCTGGAAGTGATGCAGTATCTGGTCAGAGTTCTACATTCACTTTTGGTCCCAAAACTACTCAGACTGAGGCTTCCACACCAAGCCTTGGGTTCTCTTTTGGATCTCAAGACTCCAAAGCACCAGCAACTTCAACTCTGACTTCAGGAGCTCAGACAACTTCCGCAGCCTCAGGTTTCAGTTTTGGAACATCGTCTGGTCCTACTGTTGCTGCAacttctgctcctgctcctgctgctgctcctgctgctgctcctgctcctgctcctgctccaggAAGTTCATCTGTGTCTGCTACCTTTACTTTCAGTCAGGGATCTGCTGCCCAGACATCTGCACCTAGCACAAGTTTCAACTTTGGATCAAGTATAGCACCACCAGCAACGGTCACAGCTGCTGCAACAGGTTCTCCTTTCCAGTTTGGAGCTCCAGATCCTAAACCAACAACCGCAGCAACAAGTATACCTTCATTTACCCCAAGTACACAGAGTACTTCATCTTCAAGCTCCTTATTTAGCTTTGGAGCAGCAGCAAAGGCTACACCTGCTGCCACATCATCTAGTTCTCCATTCAGTTTTGGAACAGTGAAGGCAAGCAATCCTCCCTCTTTTGGTGCCAGTGTTGATACAGCTAAACAAGCTACACCAAGTGGAGCATTCACTTTTGGTTCTGCTCCAGCTGCTACTACCACAGCTACATCATCCCCTGGTTTCAACTTTGGATCTTCTGCAGGAGCTACAGCTGCACCTACATCAacaccagcaccagcaccagcaccagcaccagcaccagcaaCCTTCAACTTTGGATCTCCAGCAGTATCACAGACTAACTCTGCTTTTCAGTTTGGATCTACGGATAAGCCTGCTCAAGTTGCCACAACATCAAGCAGTCCATTTTCATTTGGTAGTACTGCCAGTAAACCTCCTAGTTTCGGTGCACCAACAAGCCAGACACAGTCACCGTTTAGCTTTGGTTCAAATGCTGCTACTGGCCAAGCTTCAGTCCCATCCTCAGCTGCAGCCCCAGCTCCATCCTTTGGTTCTACTACAGGACAGGGCTTTGGTGCTCTGCCAACAAATACTCAAGGTTTTGGAGCACCAACAACAAATCCACCAGCCTTTGGCTCAACTACAAGTACAGCAGCATTTGGTACACCAAAAACCACCCCATCATTTGGTGTACCAACAACAGCACCCCCAGCATATGGTGCAACAAGCAGTCAAACAAGCACTCCCTCATTTGGAACTGTAACGAGTCCTCCGTCATTTGGGGCACCTGCAACAAGCACCCCAGCTTTTGGCTCTACCACAAGTACTCCAGCCTTTGGGTCAACTGCCAATCCTCCTGCATTTGGAGCACCAGCAACAACTGCCCCAACCTTTGGAGCACCAGCAACAACTGCCCCAACCTTTGGAGCACCAGCAACAACTGCCCCAACCTTTGGAGCACCAGCAACAACTGCCCCAGCCTTTGGAGCACCAGCACCCAGCTTCGGTAGCACAGCCACAAGTGCAACATCTCTATTTGGTTCATCTGCAGGCTTTGGCTTTGGAGGAGCTCAAGGGGGCAGCAAGGCGAGTACCCCAGCAAACCCCTTTGAAGCAGCACAGGGAGCAACTTCGCCTTTTGGAAGCACAAATAGCCCAGCACCAGCAGCAGCTCCGGCTGCCACTCCAGCTCCAAGCTTTGCCTTCCAGGCTTCACAAACTCCTTCCTTTAACTCCCCAGCCTTTGGGAGTAGTTCTACACCAAATGCCAAAAGCACACCATTCCAGTTTGGTCAAACAGCAGCTAGTCCCCCATCGTTTGGTGCCACACCTGCAGCAGGAGGGACAGCTTCTCCAGGAGGGCCAGTGTTCCAGTTTGGCAGTGCCAACCCACCTTCATTCAATGCAG
- the LOC125039561 gene encoding nuclear pore complex protein DDB_G0274915-like isoform X1, with protein sequence MFRSACDFLGVDNNSDGDSSKENSPSALVNGQYSPSSSSSAAVVGSGGSPWGRTLTPRPASTQGSVLPQRLSMGNGVAASPVSSSTKQNVPWNDLSFAAEVLSPGFASRVVREAQAHNGRSPGENRRQYPTAQERYVRAGVLPNVRLGGRTKAVLSPRRPPTSPLLPLGRSTATFTSSLSTDFLSSATPRMPDIRSVASVLESPNTPNECARDPTSVQAVVAALQQAQAGKGVKRGACYIEPEDLSKRQKCNGSSIVPTTLPVNYSRDYLEETQNRGSSTPNGGGEKRALDLSPGAQSNTHQLSPENKRRCVLDPMMASFSSSKHMELRMSQGSGRETPFSMYDSRRDTDSESNRSVDSGQSKASEQSLHQQTSEATGGDSCMISPGPSERDPSDRSGSHTPQSTRGESCNGTGGTANTSRTSTPRNPTPPRPTHVISLEAYKAEKAKSQQRLKKMLGMLFHVDENEESQSSKSGSVPQPTPSTSSTLAATSIDTVGTSTTVSSVLRTIAPDEASPSVSSSTTTTAETDKNEVTTTFTFSLKPPSTSVVNKETDTVKTTESAGDEGGSNVSVTAVLKLPPPVSSDVTSLSTPTVSTSITAVTQSADTPTAVTSSSVIAKNPLLAGATSSESAFAPLKPGSDLSLISGIMPLTAPSSTASEQTNQGTFSLGSTLSKTASQVSSGTAVSSAFSFVVPGSNRSSSITSAVRPASATDGKNVENQQEKTKVPGAFTFGSQAAPANTSTSSQGVFAATDPKTSQGSSAVPPASSSSPFTFGAGSDAVSGQSSTFTFGPKTTQTEASTPSLGFSFGSQDSKAPATSTLTSGAQTTSAASGFSFGTSSGPTVAATSAPAPAAAPAAAPAPAPAPGSSSVSATFTFSQGSAAQTSAPSTSFNFGSSIAPPATVTAAATGSPFQFGAPDPKPTTAATSIPSFTPSTQSTSSSSSLFSFGAAAKATPAATSSSSPFSFGTVKASNPPSFGASVDTAKQATPSGAFTFGSAPAATTTATSSPGFNFGSSAGATAAPTSTPAPAPAPAPAPATFNFGSPAVSQTNSAFQFGSTDKPAQVATTSSSPFSFGSTASKPPSFGAPTSQTQSPFSFGSNAATGQASVPSSAAAPAPSFGSTTGQGFGALPTNTQGFGAPTTNPPAFGSTTSTAAFGTPKTTPSFGVPTTAPPAYGATSSQTSTPSFGTVTSPPSFGAPATSTPAFGSTTSTPAFGSTANPPAFGAPATTAPTFGAPATTAPTFGAPATTAPTFGAPATTAPAFGAPAPSFGSTATSATSLFGSSAGFGFGGAQGGSKASTPANPFEAAQGATSPFGSTNSPAPAAAPAATPAPSFAFQASQTPSFNSPAFGSSSTPNAKSTPFQFGQTAASPPSFGATPAAGGTASPGGPVFQFGSANPPSFNAGAFNFGGPSMPGDTQNIFSVGNNPASSAPRRTRARAPRRHR encoded by the exons TTTTGCTGCAGAAGTTTTAAGTCCAGGTTTTGCAAGCAGAGTAGTTAGGGAAGCACAAGCACATAATGGAAGAAGTCCAGGAGAGAACCGCAGACAATATCCAACAG CACAAGAAAGATATGTTCGAGCAGGTGTGCTGCCAAATGTACGCCTTGGAGGGCGCACAAAGGCAGTCCTCAGTCCAAGAAGACCACctacctccccactcctccctcttggCCGATCCACAGCCACTTTCACATCTTCCCTCTCGACTGATTTCTTGTCTTCAGCAACACCAAG GATGCCCGACATCAGATCTGTAGCTTCAGTTCTTGAGTCACCGAATACACCAAACGAATGTGCCAGAGACCCAACGAGTGTTCAAGCAGTGGTAGCAGCTTTGCAGCAGGCACAGGCTGGGAAGGGTGTCAAGAGAGGAGCTTGTTATATT GAACCAGAAGACCTAAGTAAAAGACAGAAATGTAATGGCAGTAGTATAGTCCCCACCACTTTACCCGTCAACTATTCAAG AGATTACCTGGAGGAGACCCAGAATCGAGGTAGTAGTACTCCAAATGGTGGGGGTGAGAAACGTGCTCTGGACCTCAGTCCTGGGGCTCAGTCTAACACCCACCAGTTAAGCCCAGAGAACAAGAGGCGTTGTGTGCTTGATCCCATGAtggcttccttctcctcatcaaaGCATATGGAGCTAAGAATGTCTCAG GGTAGTGGAAGAGAGACCCCATTCTCCATGTATGATTCAAGACGGGACACAGATTCTGAAAGCAACCGCAGTGTGGATTCTGGACAGTCCAAAGCCTCTGAACAATCCCTACACCAGCAG ACAAGTGAGGCCACCGGTGGAGACTCTTGCATGATCAGTCCAGGACCCTCAGAACGTGACCCATCTGACCGCTCAGGCTCACATACACCCCAAAGCACACGGGGAGAGAGCTGCAATGGAACAGGGGGGACAGCAAACACCTCCCGTACATCCACCCCTAGAAACCCTACTCCGCCAAGACCTACTCACGTCATATCTTTAGAAGCATACAAAGCAGAGAAGGCCAAGAGTCAGCAGAGACTCAAAAAGATGCTGGGTATGCTTTTCCATGTTGATG AAAATGAAGAGAGTCAGTCATCAAAGTCTGGAAGTGTACCTCAGCCAACACCATCCACATCATCTACACTAGCAGCAACATCTATAGACACTGTAGGAACTTCAACCACAGTAAGTTCTGTATTGAGGACCATTGCTCCAGACGAGGCATCACCAAGTGTGTCAAGTAGTACCACTACAACAGCTGAGACAGACAAGAATGAAGTGACCACaactttcacattctctcttaaACCACCATCTACCTCTGTAGTAAATAAAGAAACTGATACAGTAAAGACAACTGAATCAGCTGGGGATGAGGGTGGCAGTAATGTGTCTGTAACAGCAGTCTTGAAGCTTCCTCCCCCAGTCAGTAGTGATGTTACAAGCCTTAGCACACCAACTGTCTCCACATCTATCACTGCTGTTACTCAGTCAGCCGACACACCCACTGCTGTAACATCTTCATCTGTAATAGCCAAAAATCCTCTCTTAGCTGGTGCAACCTCAAGTGAGTCTGCATTTGCACCCCTGAAACCTGGTTCAGATTTGAGTCTGATAAGTGGCATAATGCCTCTGACAGCACCATCTAGCACAGCTAGTGAACAAACCAATCAAGGAACGTTTAGTTTAGGGAGTACCTTATCAAAGACAGCATCTCAGGTCAGTTCCGGTACAGCTGTGTCTTCAGCCTTCAGTTTTGTTGTTCCTGGTTCTAACAGATCATCCTCGATTACTTCTGCAGTTAGGCCAGCAAGTGCAACAGATGGTAAAAATGTAGAAAACCAGCAGGAAAAAACAAAGGTTCCTGGTGCTTTTACTTTTGGCAGTCAAGCTGCTCCTGCAAATACAAGCACTAGTAGTCAAGGAGTATTTGCTGCTACTGATCCAAAAACATCACAGGGATCATCTGCAGTGCCTCCTGCAAGCTCATCTTCTCCATTTACCTTTGGTGCTGGAAGTGATGCAGTATCTGGTCAGAGTTCTACATTCACTTTTGGTCCCAAAACTACTCAGACTGAGGCTTCCACACCAAGCCTTGGGTTCTCTTTTGGATCTCAAGACTCCAAAGCACCAGCAACTTCAACTCTGACTTCAGGAGCTCAGACAACTTCCGCAGCCTCAGGTTTCAGTTTTGGAACATCGTCTGGTCCTACTGTTGCTGCAacttctgctcctgctcctgctgctgctcctgctgctgctcctgctcctgctcctgctccaggAAGTTCATCTGTGTCTGCTACCTTTACTTTCAGTCAGGGATCTGCTGCCCAGACATCTGCACCTAGCACAAGTTTCAACTTTGGATCAAGTATAGCACCACCAGCAACGGTCACAGCTGCTGCAACAGGTTCTCCTTTCCAGTTTGGAGCTCCAGATCCTAAACCAACAACCGCAGCAACAAGTATACCTTCATTTACCCCAAGTACACAGAGTACTTCATCTTCAAGCTCCTTATTTAGCTTTGGAGCAGCAGCAAAGGCTACACCTGCTGCCACATCATCTAGTTCTCCATTCAGTTTTGGAACAGTGAAGGCAAGCAATCCTCCCTCTTTTGGTGCCAGTGTTGATACAGCTAAACAAGCTACACCAAGTGGAGCATTCACTTTTGGTTCTGCTCCAGCTGCTACTACCACAGCTACATCATCCCCTGGTTTCAACTTTGGATCTTCTGCAGGAGCTACAGCTGCACCTACATCAacaccagcaccagcaccagcaccagcaccagcaccagcaaCCTTCAACTTTGGATCTCCAGCAGTATCACAGACTAACTCTGCTTTTCAGTTTGGATCTACGGATAAGCCTGCTCAAGTTGCCACAACATCAAGCAGTCCATTTTCATTTGGTAGTACTGCCAGTAAACCTCCTAGTTTCGGTGCACCAACAAGCCAGACACAGTCACCGTTTAGCTTTGGTTCAAATGCTGCTACTGGCCAAGCTTCAGTCCCATCCTCAGCTGCAGCCCCAGCTCCATCCTTTGGTTCTACTACAGGACAGGGCTTTGGTGCTCTGCCAACAAATACTCAAGGTTTTGGAGCACCAACAACAAATCCACCAGCCTTTGGCTCAACTACAAGTACAGCAGCATTTGGTACACCAAAAACCACCCCATCATTTGGTGTACCAACAACAGCACCCCCAGCATATGGTGCAACAAGCAGTCAAACAAGCACTCCCTCATTTGGAACTGTAACGAGTCCTCCGTCATTTGGGGCACCTGCAACAAGCACCCCAGCTTTTGGCTCTACCACAAGTACTCCAGCCTTTGGGTCAACTGCCAATCCTCCTGCATTTGGAGCACCAGCAACAACTGCCCCAACCTTTGGAGCACCAGCAACAACTGCCCCAACCTTTGGAGCACCAGCAACAACTGCCCCAACCTTTGGAGCACCAGCAACAACTGCCCCAGCCTTTGGAGCACCAGCACCCAGCTTCGGTAGCACAGCCACAAGTGCAACATCTCTATTTGGTTCATCTGCAGGCTTTGGCTTTGGAGGAGCTCAAGGGGGCAGCAAGGCGAGTACCCCAGCAAACCCCTTTGAAGCAGCACAGGGAGCAACTTCGCCTTTTGGAAGCACAAATAGCCCAGCACCAGCAGCAGCTCCGGCTGCCACTCCAGCTCCAAGCTTTGCCTTCCAGGCTTCACAAACTCCTTCCTTTAACTCCCCAGCCTTTGGGAGTAGTTCTACACCAAATGCCAAAAGCACACCATTCCAGTTTGGTCAAACAGCAGCTAGTCCCCCATCGTTTGGTGCCACACCTGCAGCAGGAGGGACAGCTTCTCCAGGAGGGCCAGTGTTCCAGTTTGGCAGTGCCAACCCACCTTCATTCAATGCAG GGGCGTTTAATTTTGGTGGACCGTCTATGCCAGGGGATACTCAAAACATTTTCAGTGTGG